A stretch of DNA from Methylobacterium sp. CB376:
AGCATCCCGGAGGCCGACCAGCAGGAATACCTGCGCACCTACACCCAATTCGGCGCCTTCCGGGCGATGCTGGCCTTCTACCGCGCCCTGCCGGTCGACGCGGAGGACAACCGGGAGATGCTCGCCCGCGCCGGCAAGCTGCGGATGCCGGTGCTGGCGCTCGGCGGCGAGGAGGGTTTCGGGCGCGGGAGCGAGTGCATCGCGTCCCTGCGGCGCGTCGCCGAGGACGTCCGCGGCGGCACCGTCCCGGCCTGCGGCCACTGGATCCCCGAGGAGCAGCCGGAGCGGCTCTGCGACGAACTCCTGCGCTTCTTCGGCGAGGAGCCCTGAGGCTCAGCGGCCCGCGCGCGCGCCCCGGACCTCCGCGGCCGTCGCGGGCCGCCCGCCCGCCCGGGCCACCAGCCCGGCCATCTCCTCGACCAGGGCCGGATTGCCGGTCTCGGTGCCGAAGGGCGCGTCCTCCAGCCCGACCCGGACGTGGCCGCCCCGCGCCACCGCCTCGGCCGCCAGCGGCCTGACGTCGACCCCGAGGCCCGCCACCATCCAGGGGCTGCCCGGCGCCGCGGAGGCGAGGAGGCGCAGGTAGGCGTCGAGGGCGTACTCCGCGGGCGGGAAGCCGAAGGTGAAGCGGTCCGAGAACATGAAGCGGTAGACGGGCGGCGGGCAGCCCGGCACCGCCCGCGCCAGGATCGCGCCGAGGCGCAGGAAGCCCGGCTCGTAGATCGCGTAGCTCGGGACGGCGCCGAACCGCGCCGCGAGCGCGAGGCCCCGCAGCACGTGCTCGCCCGGATTGAGATAGACCGAGCCCGGCTCCCCGCGCGCCGCCTCCTCGGCCGTGGCGAGGTGGGTCGAGCCCGGATCGACCACGCCCCATTCGAGCAGCCCGCGCCGGCCGAGCGCCTCGACGGCCGCGAAGCGCGCCTCCAGCGCCCCGGGGCGGAAGGCCTCCGCCGACTGGATGAAGGGCAGGGTCGGGTAGACGATCACGTCCTCGACCGCGCGGATGCCCTCGATGATGGCGGCGTAGACCTCCGGATCGTCGTTCTGCCGCCCCGTCGCCGGGTCGTAGGCGTGGACGTGGATGATGGCGGCGCCCGCCCGCGCGCAGGCGACGCCGTCCGCCACGCATTCCGCCACGGTGAGCGGCATCCGCGGCTGGCGGGCCCGCGTCCAGGGCCCGTTCAGGGCGGCCTCGATCCAGACCGGCATGCGCGTCTCCTCCCGTGTCGCCGCACGCTCCTGTTGTGCGCCGGCGCGCGCCGCGGGGGAAGCGGCCTCGCCCGCTTGCCTGCGGCGGGGCGCCCGTGGGATGGCACCCGGATGATCGACCTCGTGCTCCTGCCGGGCCTGCTCAACGACGCCGACCTCTGGCGCGACCAGGTCGAGGCCCTCTCCGACATCGCCCGCATCCGGGTCGGCGACATCACCCGCGGGGACACGATCGAGGCCGTGGCCGATCAGGTGCTGGCCGAGGCGCCGCAAGCCTTCGCGCTCGCGGGCTTCTCCCTGGGCGGCATCGTGGCGCAGGAGATCCTGCGGCGCGCCGCCGCGCGGGTGACGCGGCTCGCCCTGCTCGACACGACGATCGCGCCCGACGGGCCCGAGCGGGCCGCGAGCCGCCGGGCGCTCGACCGGGCCGCGCGGGTGCCCGGCCGCTTCCACGGCTTCGGCGACCGGCTGCTCGCCACCTACCTGCACCCCTCGCATCGCGGCGACGCGGAGATCGTCGGGCGGATCCGGGCCATGACGGAGCGCCTCGGCCCCGAGATCTTCCGGCGCCAGAACGGCCTCGAGCGCCGGGACGGGTCCGCGCTGCTGCGCGGCTGGCGCAAGCCCCTCCTGATCCTCTGCGGCGAGGCCGACGCCGTGACCCCGCTCGCCGACCACCGCGCCATGGCGGCCCTGGCGCCGGGAGCGCGGCTCGTGGTCGTGCCGGAGAGCGGCCACCTGACGCCGATCGAGCAGCCCGGGGCGGTCTCGCGGGCCCTGCGCGACTGGCTCGCCGAGGCGGGGGCGCCCCTTCCCGGCCCGCCCGCCATCGCGTAAGGGGCCGCAGCGCCTCCCGCCCCCTCCAGGTCCATGATTCGCCTCGACAAGATCAGCAAGCAGAACGGCCGCCAGCTCCTCTTCATCGAGGCCTCGGCCGCGCTCCAGCGCGGCGAGAAGGTCGGCCTCGTCGGGCCGAACGGGGCCGGCAAGACGACCCTGTTCCGGATGATGACCGGCGAGGAGCAGCCCGACGAGGGTCAAGTCTCGATCGATCGGGGCATCACCATCGGGTATTTCAGCCAGGACGTGGGCGAGATGGCCGGCCGCAGCACCGTCGCCGAGGTGATGGCCGGCGCCGGACCGGTGAGCGCGGTCGCGGCCGAGCTCAAGGAGCTGGAATCGGCCCTCGCCGATCCCGACAGGGCGGACGAACTCGACGCGCTCGTGGCCCGCTACGGCGAGGTGCAGGCGCGGTTCGAGGAGCTCGACGGCTACGCGCTGGAGGGCCGGGCGCAGGAGGTGCTGGCGGGCCTGAGCTTCAGCCAGGAGATGATGGACGGGGATGTCGGCGCCCTCTCGGGCGGCTGGAAGATGCGCGTCGCGCTCGCCCGCATCCTGCTGATGAACCCCGACGTGATGCTGCTCGACGAGCCGAGCAACCACCTCGACCTGGAGAGCCTGATCTGGCTCGAAGCCTTCCTGAAGGCCTACGAGGGCGCCCTGATGCTGACCTCGCACGACCGCGCCTTCATGAACCGGGTCGTCGGCAAGATCGTCGAGATCGACGGCGGCGCGCTCACCACCTACACGGGCGATTACGAGTTTTACGAGCAGCAGCGGGCGCAGAACGAGGCCCAGCAGCAGGCGCAGTTCGAGCGCCAGCAGGCGATGCTCGCCAAGGAGATCAAGTTCATCGAGCGCTTCAAGGCGCGCGCCTCGCACGCCGCCCAGGTGCAGAGCCGGGTCAAGAAGCTCGACAAGATCGAGCGGGTGGAGCCGCCGCGGCGGCGCCAGAGCGTGGTGTTCGAGTTCGCCCCCGCCCCCCGCTCCGGCGACGACGTCGCCAGCCTGAGGAACGTGCACAAGCGCTACGGGCGGCGCACCCTCTACGAGGGGTTCGACTTCGCCGTGCGGCGCAGGGAGCGCTGGTGCGTGCTCGGGATCAACGGGGCCGGCAAGTCGACGCTGCTCAAGCTCGTCACCGGGACGACGGCGCCCGACGACGGCACGGTGGCGCTCGGGGCCGGGGTGAAGCTCGGCTACTTCGCCCAGCACGCCATGGACCTGCTCGACGGCGAGCAGACCATCTTCCGGTTCCTGGAAGATTCCTTCCCCCAGGCCGGCCAGGGCTCGCTGCGGGCGCTGGCCGGCTGCTTCGGCTTCTCGGGCGACGACGTGGAGAAGCGCTGCCGGGTGCTGTCGGGCGGCGAGAAGGCCCGGCTGGTGATGGCCCGGATGCTGTTCGACCCGCCGAACTTCCTGGTCCTCGACGAGCCGACCAACCACCTCGACATCGCCACCAAGGAGATGCTGATCGCGGCCCTGTCCGTCTACGAGGGCACGATGCTGTTCGTCTCGCACGACCGGCACTTCCTGGCCGCCCTGTCGAACCGGGTGCTGGAACTGACGCCCGAGGGGGTGCAGCAATATCCGGGCGGCTACACCGAGTACGTGGCGAAGACCGGCCAGGAGGCGCCGGGCCTGCGGCACTAGTCAGACCCCGATCAGCTTGACCATGGGAGTGGCTGCTGAGGCTGGCTTCCAGCCCTCCGTGATCAATCGCCCGAATGACGGCAATGGGAACGGGGTCAGGACATCAAGTCTTCGGCAATCCTCGTGAACCGGCAGTCCAGACGGACACCGGGAGGGGCCGCTCCGGGTCGAGGCGTCACACGTGAACGGATCCGTCCCCCTCTTCCCGCCCGCCGGCCCGCAGAATGACGGCCAACAATCCCCCATAGAAAGCCGTGACGGCGCAGAGCACCAGCCAGCCCGGCAGCGGGCCGATGCCGGCATTCGCAACAATCTCTCCTGCGGATCCGATCAGTTCGCCACGGCCGGATTCCTGGAGCCGCGCCGAGGAGATCTTCAGCAGCCAGGCCAGGAGCAGGATGAGGAACATCCAGCCGTAATTGCGCCGGAGGCGTCGCCTGAAGGCCTCGGTCATCGTGAGGTGGAAGACGGGATGGCGCAGGTCCATGCTGAGCGCTTCGGCCCAGTCGTCCGGCGGATCAGGCCGGGATGCGAAGACCTCGGCGTAGAAGTGGCGTTCGAGCCGGCGCACGCGCCGACGAAACACGTCGAAGAAGCGGTAGCGACGCGCTTCGATGCCGAGCAGGAGCAGCACGAGCAGCATGGCGAAGAGGAGCACGCCGTGGTGGGCCGTGGGTGTCGAGAGGGAGACCGACAGCATGGCAGCGATCACCGTGATGGCCCAGTTCGTCGTGCGGTCGATCCGATCGCGCCAGCCAGCCATCCGGCTGATCTCGGCGCGGTGGAAGTGCGCGAGAACAGTGAGCACTTCAGCGGGTGTCTTCGGGAGAGGAACCGGCACTGCGGTGTCTCTGTCGACCTGTTCGTTCCGCAAGAGTGCGCTCACACCTTCGTCAGAAGCAATGGCGCGGGTCGCCCCGGCAACAGCTTGGCCGTTCGCGTGAGAGCCCCGCACGGCGGATCCCGGGAAATTGTTCACGAAACCAAGCGCCTGGAAAACCCTCGCGATCGGACAGTCCCGACACGGGCTGCGACGGGCCGCCCAGGGTCGCAAGCGGCCCCCCGCATCGTCATGCTGATCGGATTTCGACCCTGAGCAGAAGTGCATGGTGCAATTCTGCTCAGACTCCTTCTCGCATCACTTTTGCCGCCGAACCGGTGACCATTGCGGCGAATGATGCTTAGGCGGGCGCCGCCGTCCCCCCGGCCGGGTGCAGGATCTGGCTCAGGAAGCGCTGCGTGCGCGGGTTCTGCGGGCGCAGGAAGAACGCCTCCGGCGGGGCCTGCTCGACGATCTCGCCCTGGTCCATGAACACGACCCGGTCGGCGACCCGGCGGGCGAAGCCCATCTCGTGCGTCACCACCAGCATGGTCATGCCGCTCTCCGCGAGCTCGACCATCACGTCCAGCACCTCGTTGACCATCTCGGGGTCGAGGGCGGAGGTCGGCTCGTCGAACAGCATGATCTTCGGGTTCATGCAGAGCGAGCGCGCGATCGCCACCCGCTGCTGCTGCCCGCCCGAGAGATGGATCGGGTACTTGTCCGCCTGATCGGGGATGTGGACCCGCGCCAGGTAGGTGCGGGCGAGGGCCTCGGCCTCGGCGCGCCCCAGGCCCCGCACCTTCATGGGCGCGAGCGTGCAATTCTCCAGGGCCGTGAGGTGGGGAAACAGGTTGAAGCGCTGGAAGACCATGCCGATCTCGCGGCGCACGACGTCGAGGCCCGGCAGGTTCGGGCCGAGCCGCACCCCGTCCACGGTGATCTCGCCCGCCTGATGCGCTTCGAGCTGGTTGAGGCAGCGGATCAGGGTCGATTTGCCCGAGCCCGAGGGGCCGCAGATCACGATCCGCTCGGCCCGGCGCACCGTCAGGTCGATGCCGCGCAGCACCTGCACGGCGCCGTACCATTTGTCGACGCCGCGCATCGTGATGACGACCTCGCCGAGGGCGTGCGGCTGGGGGGCGGTCGGATCGCTCTGCGTCAT
This window harbors:
- a CDS encoding 3-keto-5-aminohexanoate cleavage protein, with amino-acid sequence MPVWIEAALNGPWTRARQPRMPLTVAECVADGVACARAGAAIIHVHAYDPATGRQNDDPEVYAAIIEGIRAVEDVIVYPTLPFIQSAEAFRPGALEARFAAVEALGRRGLLEWGVVDPGSTHLATAEEAARGEPGSVYLNPGEHVLRGLALAARFGAVPSYAIYEPGFLRLGAILARAVPGCPPPVYRFMFSDRFTFGFPPAEYALDAYLRLLASAAPGSPWMVAGLGVDVRPLAAEAVARGGHVRVGLEDAPFGTETGNPALVEEMAGLVARAGGRPATAAEVRGARAGR
- a CDS encoding alpha/beta fold hydrolase, producing the protein MIDLVLLPGLLNDADLWRDQVEALSDIARIRVGDITRGDTIEAVADQVLAEAPQAFALAGFSLGGIVAQEILRRAAARVTRLALLDTTIAPDGPERAASRRALDRAARVPGRFHGFGDRLLATYLHPSHRGDAEIVGRIRAMTERLGPEIFRRQNGLERRDGSALLRGWRKPLLILCGEADAVTPLADHRAMAALAPGARLVVVPESGHLTPIEQPGAVSRALRDWLAEAGAPLPGPPAIA
- a CDS encoding ABC-F family ATP-binding cassette domain-containing protein; the protein is MIRLDKISKQNGRQLLFIEASAALQRGEKVGLVGPNGAGKTTLFRMMTGEEQPDEGQVSIDRGITIGYFSQDVGEMAGRSTVAEVMAGAGPVSAVAAELKELESALADPDRADELDALVARYGEVQARFEELDGYALEGRAQEVLAGLSFSQEMMDGDVGALSGGWKMRVALARILLMNPDVMLLDEPSNHLDLESLIWLEAFLKAYEGALMLTSHDRAFMNRVVGKIVEIDGGALTTYTGDYEFYEQQRAQNEAQQQAQFERQQAMLAKEIKFIERFKARASHAAQVQSRVKKLDKIERVEPPRRRQSVVFEFAPAPRSGDDVASLRNVHKRYGRRTLYEGFDFAVRRRERWCVLGINGAGKSTLLKLVTGTTAPDDGTVALGAGVKLGYFAQHAMDLLDGEQTIFRFLEDSFPQAGQGSLRALAGCFGFSGDDVEKRCRVLSGGEKARLVMARMLFDPPNFLVLDEPTNHLDIATKEMLIAALSVYEGTMLFVSHDRHFLAALSNRVLELTPEGVQQYPGGYTEYVAKTGQEAPGLRH
- a CDS encoding DUF2270 domain-containing protein is translated as MAGWRDRIDRTTNWAITVIAAMLSVSLSTPTAHHGVLLFAMLLVLLLLGIEARRYRFFDVFRRRVRRLERHFYAEVFASRPDPPDDWAEALSMDLRHPVFHLTMTEAFRRRLRRNYGWMFLILLLAWLLKISSARLQESGRGELIGSAGEIVANAGIGPLPGWLVLCAVTAFYGGLLAVILRAGGREEGDGSVHV
- a CDS encoding amino acid ABC transporter ATP-binding protein, translated to MTQSDPTAPQPHALGEVVITMRGVDKWYGAVQVLRGIDLTVRRAERIVICGPSGSGKSTLIRCLNQLEAHQAGEITVDGVRLGPNLPGLDVVRREIGMVFQRFNLFPHLTALENCTLAPMKVRGLGRAEAEALARTYLARVHIPDQADKYPIHLSGGQQQRVAIARSLCMNPKIMLFDEPTSALDPEMVNEVLDVMVELAESGMTMLVVTHEMGFARRVADRVVFMDQGEIVEQAPPEAFFLRPQNPRTQRFLSQILHPAGGTAAPA